One stretch of Magnetococcales bacterium DNA includes these proteins:
- a CDS encoding ChaN family lipoprotein has product MAILPLMGMMVWLQIMGMGGMGGVFIETGEILEIEGSRRIEQVQLMDRLAARRIVLVGETHDDPGHHEVQRLILGEMLDRGRDVALAMEMFPGHLQPQLDRWVAGGMAEDEFLDAVSWYFTWGFDAELYLPILRLARERKVPLLAMNIDRAVVSQVRTRGFDSLDRMLLDRLPVLAPALPEYRERLRAVFDSHPMMARGGSLENFIDAQRLWDGVMAGAIADWVRRHPRGQVIALAGSGHLLMKHGIPHQLASMGLAAEMVTVLPWNDRDQPFPDRGADFVWGTSSLPTETPRQLLGVQLEAVSSSATAGRIVITAVTPDSPAQRGGLKPGDQPLRLDHHPLPHPHSLVRLLRARDRNPRPVLTFLRDNRVESVVVDLEARIPEKDH; this is encoded by the coding sequence ATGGCGATACTTCCGTTGATGGGGATGATGGTCTGGTTGCAGATCATGGGGATGGGTGGCATGGGTGGCGTGTTTATCGAAACGGGAGAAATCCTGGAAATCGAGGGGAGTCGCCGGATCGAACAGGTTCAACTGATGGATCGCCTTGCGGCGCGGCGAATCGTTCTGGTTGGGGAAACCCATGATGATCCGGGGCATCACGAGGTACAAAGGTTGATTCTTGGTGAAATGCTGGATCGGGGTAGGGATGTGGCACTGGCCATGGAAATGTTTCCCGGCCATCTTCAGCCACAACTTGACCGATGGGTTGCGGGAGGAATGGCGGAGGATGAATTTCTTGATGCCGTTTCGTGGTATTTCACCTGGGGATTTGATGCCGAACTCTACCTGCCGATCCTTCGTCTGGCCCGTGAACGAAAGGTTCCATTGCTGGCCATGAACATTGATCGCGCTGTCGTGTCGCAGGTGCGGACCCGGGGATTTGACAGTCTGGACCGGATGCTCCTGGATCGATTGCCTGTCCTGGCCCCGGCGCTTCCTGAATATCGGGAACGGTTGCGTGCGGTGTTCGACAGCCATCCGATGATGGCCCGGGGGGGGAGCCTGGAAAATTTTATCGATGCCCAGCGGTTGTGGGACGGGGTCATGGCCGGGGCCATCGCCGATTGGGTACGGCGTCATCCTCGGGGACAGGTCATCGCCCTGGCGGGTTCGGGACATCTCCTGATGAAACATGGCATCCCGCATCAACTGGCATCCATGGGGCTGGCGGCGGAGATGGTGACGGTTCTTCCATGGAATGATCGAGACCAGCCGTTTCCGGACCGGGGGGCCGATTTTGTCTGGGGAACTTCGTCCCTTCCCACGGAAACACCGCGGCAACTTCTCGGAGTTCAACTGGAGGCGGTTTCTTCATCGGCGACGGCGGGGCGGATCGTCATCACCGCAGTCACCCCCGATTCGCCGGCGCAAAGGGGGGGGCTCAAACCGGGCGATCAACCCCTTCGCCTGGACCACCACCCTTTGCCCCACCCCCATTCCCTGGTCCGTCTCCTTCGGGCAAGGGATCGCAATCCCAGGCCTGTCTTGACTTTCCTTCGGGACAACCGCGTCGAAAGCGTTGTTGTCGATCTTGAAGCACGGATCCCAGAAAAAGATCATTGA
- a CDS encoding methyl-accepting chemotaxis protein → MGEAWNKKHFKDELWTSAEICRKETTPQSRLECARKTNLHAMIPVIAMLRSSEVAAKSSGFTIRAAKRTRPRDPDAQATPAELRIMDQMKETGKSELSMEDPGAGLFIVAKEIKAEQGCLVCHGNAGTNPNGDDKDVFGFDLENWKIGDQVGVLTLSVSLDELDQAKREAIMKVLGLILASLLVGGGIFATIITRYVQTPVEQISQGLKRFSSGDLTARVQVFARDEVGQAGAALNQAAENLSGIIGRVLDSSTKVASGSEQLSASSGQIAQGATRQAASIEQTSSAMEQMTSNIAQNTENASQTEAIASKAAKDARESGEAVSQAVKAMKEIAGKINIIEEIARQTNLLALNAAIEAARAGEHGKGFAVVAAEVRKLAERSQGAAGEITQLSNSSVLVAETAGELLSRLVPDIEKTAELVNEISASSREQNQGAEQINKAIQELDQVIQQNAGASEEMSATANELSGQSNELMESVSFFKV, encoded by the coding sequence ATGGGGGAGGCCTGGAACAAAAAACATTTCAAGGATGAGTTATGGACGAGCGCGGAAATCTGCCGCAAGGAGACCACCCCGCAAAGCCGTCTGGAGTGCGCGAGAAAAACCAACCTTCACGCCATGATCCCGGTGATCGCCATGTTGCGGTCGAGTGAAGTCGCCGCCAAATCGAGCGGATTCACCATTCGCGCCGCCAAACGGACCCGACCGCGGGATCCCGATGCCCAGGCGACTCCGGCGGAACTCCGCATCATGGACCAGATGAAGGAGACTGGCAAAAGTGAACTTTCCATGGAGGATCCAGGCGCCGGGTTGTTCATCGTCGCCAAGGAGATCAAGGCGGAACAGGGGTGTCTTGTCTGTCATGGCAATGCCGGCACCAATCCCAATGGCGATGACAAGGATGTATTCGGTTTCGATCTGGAAAACTGGAAGATCGGTGACCAGGTTGGGGTCCTGACCTTGAGCGTTTCCCTGGATGAACTCGATCAGGCCAAGCGTGAGGCGATCATGAAGGTGTTGGGGTTGATTCTGGCCTCCCTGCTGGTCGGAGGCGGCATCTTCGCCACCATCATCACCCGATATGTACAGACCCCTGTCGAACAGATTTCGCAGGGGCTCAAGCGGTTTTCCAGCGGTGATCTGACCGCGAGGGTCCAGGTTTTCGCCAGAGACGAGGTGGGGCAGGCGGGTGCGGCGTTGAACCAGGCCGCCGAGAATCTGTCGGGGATCATCGGCAGGGTGCTTGATTCTTCCACGAAGGTTGCCAGCGGCAGCGAGCAGCTTTCGGCAAGTTCGGGACAGATCGCCCAGGGGGCGACACGGCAGGCGGCGAGCATCGAACAAACCAGTTCCGCCATGGAACAGATGACGTCCAACATTGCCCAGAATACCGAAAATGCCTCCCAGACCGAAGCCATCGCCAGCAAGGCGGCGAAAGATGCCAGGGAGAGCGGCGAGGCGGTTTCCCAGGCGGTAAAGGCGATGAAGGAGATCGCCGGAAAAATCAATATTATCGAAGAAATTGCGCGCCAGACCAATCTGTTGGCTCTGAATGCCGCCATCGAGGCGGCACGTGCCGGCGAGCACGGTAAAGGTTTTGCCGTCGTGGCGGCCGAGGTGCGCAAACTGGCGGAACGGAGCCAGGGGGCGGCGGGGGAAATCACCCAACTGTCCAACTCCAGTGTCCTCGTCGCCGAAACCGCGGGAGAACTTCTGAGCCGACTGGTTCCCGACATCGAGAAGACCGCCGAATTGGTCAATGAAATCTCGGCCAGTTCACGGGAACAGAATCAGGGGGCGGAACAGATCAACAAGGCAATTCAGGAACTCGATCAGGTCATCCAGCAGAACGCCGGGGCTTCCGAGGAGATGAGCGCCACAGCCAACGAACTTTCCGGACAATCCAACGAACTGATGGAATCGGTTTCCTTCTTCAAGGTTTGA
- a CDS encoding SUMF1/EgtB/PvdO family nonheme iron enzyme → MNLFLQRLSFLALLWSLALPSCREAEGSMIIEWERLVPPTADRRGDEEPVPGKNWTDSVTGIGFVWVPGGCFQMGSPPWKEGREHDEGPLHSACVADFWLGKTEVTQGQWQAIMRVNPSLFQKGDDHPLEQVSWIDAEVISESLNERFKGKARFRLPTEAEWEFACRERGDDIVYAGRADPGQIAWSAEKGSHATHPVARLRANRLGLRDMNGNVWEWTLDTYRPDAYANHDEHNPAITGEGPFRVIRGGGWKDGTQALRCANRGFERHTAKRPDIGFRLAAVVDMEADEKRPPLFEIPF, encoded by the coding sequence ATGAACCTTTTTTTGCAGAGACTGTCGTTTCTGGCCCTCCTCTGGAGCCTGGCCCTCCCGTCATGCCGGGAGGCGGAAGGGAGCATGATCATCGAGTGGGAACGGTTGGTCCCCCCGACAGCCGACCGTCGCGGCGACGAAGAACCGGTTCCTGGAAAAAACTGGACCGATTCGGTGACCGGAATCGGATTTGTCTGGGTCCCCGGCGGCTGTTTCCAGATGGGCTCCCCTCCCTGGAAAGAGGGGCGGGAACACGATGAAGGCCCGCTCCATTCGGCCTGCGTCGCCGACTTCTGGCTCGGAAAAACCGAAGTGACCCAGGGTCAATGGCAGGCGATCATGCGGGTCAACCCATCATTGTTCCAAAAGGGAGATGACCATCCATTGGAACAGGTCTCATGGATCGATGCCGAGGTGATCAGCGAAAGCCTCAACGAACGGTTCAAGGGAAAGGCCCGCTTCCGTCTGCCGACCGAGGCGGAATGGGAATTCGCCTGTCGTGAACGGGGAGACGACATCGTTTACGCTGGCCGCGCCGACCCTGGCCAGATCGCCTGGAGCGCCGAGAAGGGATCACACGCAACCCATCCCGTCGCAAGACTTCGCGCCAACCGCCTGGGTTTGCGCGACATGAACGGCAACGTCTGGGAATGGACCCTGGACACCTATCGTCCCGACGCCTATGCCAACCACGATGAACACAACCCGGCCATCACCGGGGAGGGCCCCTTCAGGGTGATCCGCGGCGGTGGCTGGAAGGATGGAACGCAGGCGCTCCGCTGCGCCAATCGCGGCTTCGAACGCCATACCGCCAAACGCCCCGACATCGGATTCCGCCTTGCGGCGGTGGTGGACATGGAGGCGGACGAAAAACGGCCCCCGCTTTTTGAAATTCCCTTTTGA
- a CDS encoding GTP pyrophosphokinase, which translates to MSTLEKALALAAQSHEGQVDRAGQPYILHPLRLMMQVRDMEERMIALLHDVVEDTPLTLEDLKREGFSAGVLSVLDLLTHRPELSYEAYILRLKPDPVARKIKLLDLVDNMDIRRLDHVPGERDWERMKRYQRAWATLNDLPAA; encoded by the coding sequence ATGTCAACCCTGGAAAAGGCCCTGGCCCTGGCGGCCCAATCCCACGAGGGACAGGTGGACCGGGCCGGTCAGCCCTACATCCTGCATCCCCTGCGATTGATGATGCAGGTGCGGGACATGGAAGAACGCATGATCGCCTTGTTGCACGATGTGGTGGAAGACACTCCGTTGACCTTGGAAGATCTGAAACGGGAAGGTTTTTCCGCCGGGGTTCTTTCGGTGTTGGACCTTCTGACCCACCGGCCCGAATTAAGTTACGAAGCCTATATCCTGCGCTTGAAACCCGATCCGGTGGCACGAAAGATCAAATTGTTGGACCTGGTGGACAACATGGACATCCGCAGGCTCGATCATGTTCCCGGGGAACGGGATTGGGAGCGGATGAAACGTTATCAAAGGGCCTGGGCCACCCTCAACGATCTGCCCGCCGCATGA
- a CDS encoding HD domain-containing protein — MSRKVFRDAVHDMIILHRMDWGPDCAPVDWGDGLLLDLIDTPQLQRLRRIRQLGPAAKVYPSAEHSRFSHSLGTLHLVKRMIAQAIAGGGAVLTPAHILAIKVSALFHDVGHGPHSHVFEQILPGLPDHEAWGWRILSEAAPVQELFERHGNRLGLDREAFRDDLREIWHPGPPRDHLGGRPFIASQLDADRMDYLLRDAHFTGVSYGRFDLEWLLHSLKVRTLDGRGCLCVDLGKGPAALESYIFARDHMYRQVYDHKTVRAFETLLIHIFGLIDWIWAIEGQPPPETPPALTAFLESARQGRVPDLEVFLALDDTVIDYALGRWSMLLPQSAVQEELRRRCRMYCHRKPIYRRLKWKMPAVLEERGQLSFGFLPPADVSGVMTLEPMRREPELATDLIHDAALVERIERFFRDHEEEMIPTPQEDGSILAIPLRLLVRVDRIHRSPYIHPLDHSQGTDPIHVITQEGKVCPAERESPLVHFLGLSRRRQARVFVDPRVVDRVHALARTCLAPWME, encoded by the coding sequence ATGAGCCGCAAGGTTTTTCGCGATGCGGTGCATGACATGATCATCCTGCATCGCATGGACTGGGGACCCGATTGCGCCCCGGTGGATTGGGGAGATGGGCTGCTGTTGGACCTCATCGACACGCCGCAACTGCAACGGTTGCGGCGGATCCGGCAGTTGGGTCCCGCGGCCAAGGTCTACCCTTCGGCGGAACACTCCCGTTTTTCCCATTCCCTGGGAACGCTGCATCTGGTGAAACGAATGATCGCGCAGGCGATCGCGGGAGGTGGTGCCGTATTGACTCCGGCGCACATTCTGGCGATCAAGGTATCGGCCTTGTTTCATGATGTCGGCCATGGACCGCACTCGCACGTCTTCGAGCAGATACTTCCGGGACTGCCCGATCATGAGGCATGGGGTTGGCGTATTCTTTCGGAAGCGGCACCGGTACAGGAATTGTTTGAACGCCATGGGAACCGGTTGGGGCTCGACCGGGAGGCGTTCCGGGACGACTTGCGGGAGATTTGGCATCCCGGACCGCCCCGTGATCATTTGGGGGGCCGGCCATTCATCGCAAGCCAGCTCGATGCCGATCGGATGGATTATCTGTTGCGGGACGCCCATTTTACCGGGGTCTCCTATGGCCGTTTCGATCTGGAGTGGCTGTTGCATTCGCTGAAGGTGCGAACACTGGACGGTCGGGGGTGTTTGTGTGTCGATCTGGGCAAGGGACCGGCAGCCCTGGAAAGCTATATTTTTGCCCGCGATCATATGTATCGTCAGGTCTATGATCACAAGACGGTTCGTGCCTTTGAAACCCTGCTCATACATATCTTCGGTCTCATCGACTGGATCTGGGCCATTGAAGGTCAACCGCCTCCCGAGACCCCGCCCGCTTTGACCGCTTTTCTGGAGTCAGCCCGTCAAGGAAGGGTCCCGGATTTGGAGGTTTTCCTTGCCCTGGACGACACGGTGATCGATTATGCCCTGGGACGGTGGTCCATGTTGCTGCCGCAGAGTGCCGTCCAGGAGGAGTTACGGCGGCGCTGTCGGATGTATTGTCACAGGAAACCGATCTATCGGCGATTGAAATGGAAGATGCCCGCGGTGCTTGAAGAGCGGGGACAGTTGTCCTTCGGTTTTCTCCCCCCCGCGGATGTCTCGGGGGTGATGACTCTGGAACCGATGCGTCGCGAGCCGGAATTGGCAACCGATCTGATCCATGATGCGGCGCTGGTGGAACGGATCGAGCGTTTTTTCAGGGACCATGAGGAGGAAATGATTCCAACGCCGCAGGAAGATGGCTCGATTTTGGCTATTCCGCTGCGTTTGTTGGTACGGGTCGATCGGATCCACCGTTCCCCTTATATCCATCCTCTGGATCATTCCCAAGGGACGGATCCCATCCATGTCATCACCCAGGAAGGAAAAGTGTGTCCGGCGGAACGGGAAAGTCCCCTGGTCCATTTTCTCGGCTTGAGTCGCCGCCGTCAGGCCCGGGTATTCGTCGATCCACGGGTGGTAGACCGGGTTCATGCCTTGGCAAGGACTTGCCTTGCACCCTGGATGGAATAA
- a CDS encoding caspase family protein, translating to MSTIAAEPVATDANVPHRSALGRSRYTRRTAFFAVCFMTALSHPSLGGAELSGSCNVAREIALKGIGRFDTQRQLALTAIRRAHDLCPTDPELDFNLGLAWYLDKQLPKARELWENLYKTTRDRPPTDRLAMKVHANLAWLRFEMGNDEEAHLLSFEGVKKYPGNMALAHTKYMALSRMARYLEAYDWLSREHLPGSLPKEWQHQAALALVENLWQEFRSGKHLSAIKNAVDFLIKEYPEELLFIKAKEQLLVAEIDPKGAIPPPMELPDGAWPKSGNIGDRTRELDSLIAAQPALDPWLKREDAFALFVGVGRYQNIESRHFGDRDATNMHTLLTRRGVFFPDPEHARLRIGEDATLETIQADLDWLAHKGKSHPNALLLFYFSGLGASWVASQPPRFDDGLLLPSQVEGLAINPQTAISLRRIKNLLSDLPDREIVVILDTCFHGQGTCGTRLLGQKKMPDRAFFADTRGWAVAALNGDPGANDHGRQGAFTYELIKGLLGEADGSRGNARDGWVALDEGYHYALSRLKPGRPSLNGLLTEPASIRLTRLRGEHP from the coding sequence ATGTCAACCATCGCCGCCGAACCCGTTGCCACGGATGCGAACGTCCCCCACCGAAGCGCCCTCGGTCGCTCCCGGTACACACGCAGGACGGCCTTTTTCGCTGTTTGTTTCATGACGGCATTGAGCCATCCTTCATTGGGGGGGGCCGAACTGTCGGGTTCCTGCAACGTCGCCCGGGAAATCGCCTTGAAAGGGATCGGTCGTTTCGACACGCAGCGGCAACTCGCCCTGACGGCGATCCGCCGTGCCCATGATCTCTGTCCCACCGATCCCGAACTCGATTTCAATCTCGGATTGGCGTGGTATCTTGACAAACAACTGCCCAAGGCACGGGAACTATGGGAAAATCTTTACAAGACGACACGGGATCGCCCCCCCACCGACCGTCTGGCGATGAAGGTCCATGCCAATCTGGCCTGGCTGCGTTTCGAAATGGGCAATGACGAAGAAGCCCATCTTCTTTCCTTCGAAGGAGTCAAAAAGTACCCGGGCAACATGGCCCTGGCCCACACCAAATACATGGCGCTGTCACGCATGGCCCGTTATCTGGAAGCCTACGACTGGCTCTCCCGGGAACACCTTCCGGGAAGCCTGCCCAAGGAATGGCAACATCAGGCCGCTCTGGCACTGGTGGAAAATCTATGGCAGGAATTTCGCTCCGGCAAGCACCTGTCCGCCATCAAGAACGCGGTCGATTTTCTGATCAAGGAATATCCCGAAGAATTGCTGTTCATCAAGGCCAAGGAACAACTGCTGGTCGCCGAAATCGATCCCAAGGGAGCCATACCACCACCGATGGAACTCCCGGACGGCGCCTGGCCCAAAAGCGGCAACATTGGCGACCGAACCCGGGAACTGGATTCGCTGATCGCCGCGCAACCGGCCCTCGATCCCTGGCTCAAACGCGAGGATGCCTTTGCCCTCTTCGTTGGCGTCGGTCGTTACCAGAATATCGAATCGCGCCATTTCGGCGACCGGGATGCCACCAACATGCATACCCTGCTGACCCGACGCGGAGTCTTTTTCCCCGATCCGGAGCATGCCCGCCTGCGCATCGGCGAGGATGCGACCCTGGAAACAATCCAGGCCGACCTGGACTGGCTGGCGCACAAAGGTAAAAGCCATCCCAACGCCCTGTTGCTTTTTTATTTTTCGGGATTGGGGGCATCATGGGTCGCAAGTCAGCCGCCGCGCTTCGACGATGGCCTGCTCCTCCCGTCCCAGGTCGAAGGGTTGGCGATCAACCCGCAAACGGCGATTTCCCTGCGCCGGATCAAAAACCTCCTGAGCGATCTGCCCGACCGGGAAATCGTGGTGATTCTGGATACCTGTTTTCATGGCCAGGGGACCTGCGGCACCCGGCTCCTGGGGCAGAAAAAAATGCCGGACCGCGCATTCTTCGCCGATACCCGAGGCTGGGCCGTCGCCGCGCTCAATGGGGATCCCGGCGCCAACGACCACGGACGACAGGGGGCCTTCACCTACGAACTGATCAAGGGATTGCTGGGCGAAGCGGATGGCAGCCGGGGAAACGCCCGGGATGGCTGGGTTGCGCTGGATGAGGGGTATCATTATGCCCTTTCCCGATTGAAACCGGGGCGTCCCTCCCTGAACGGACTCCTGACCGAACCCGCCTCCATCCGTCTGACCCGTCTTCGCGGGGAACATCCATGA
- a CDS encoding SPOR domain-containing protein produces MKRPVKSVLKKMAALPLFVLAACAPPPYDVQGTVDPVVDTIVATKMDTAFLIKQDTGSYCKAGEVWGGRLRDMQGALYGEKQFDQEFASFLRTGESPSANLRSPIGRFYFGVTPELKQKFNSCFTTSFDRMDAEKVLGQHIAKAAHDIGSEVGEDFAQWPLEFFKTNIPKSTEHNGRFVNFAKEINDHALLQLEYFNELLTVGSPADRQAFKVGFVCHYNTTMVDVFNKLKEMGVSKKPTKPEDSLTSKVNCSTPSMESVELVYNRKDELGDMEIPGLIYANHPLFAKDADDLGFRVFTGEELYMRFYRRALHEAGLTLGKKLYHGLMSRNDGLDYLRNLALAIEAPDDMKKFFNPGFLEGFDHQGNVYLADMMCAIDKSSCPVVPMQKQRPVTSEPKGGKSAKVTPPEAPKAAAAPAQSAIETPVKEEVQASQSGNGPCFVHVGVYANEANTLIAKEQLEKADVLNVLMREVSLNEGKVATQVRVGPFANIEEATNVRDRLSKTFPGQLGGTACVTASAK; encoded by the coding sequence ATGAAACGACCAGTGAAATCGGTACTCAAGAAAATGGCCGCGCTGCCATTGTTTGTTCTTGCAGCGTGCGCACCCCCTCCGTATGACGTCCAAGGGACGGTCGATCCGGTTGTGGACACCATCGTCGCCACCAAGATGGACACGGCTTTTCTCATCAAACAGGACACCGGCTCCTATTGCAAGGCCGGTGAAGTATGGGGCGGACGTCTGCGCGACATGCAGGGAGCGCTTTATGGCGAGAAACAGTTCGACCAGGAATTCGCCTCCTTTCTGCGGACGGGCGAATCCCCGAGCGCCAATCTTCGTTCTCCCATCGGTCGGTTTTATTTCGGCGTGACGCCCGAACTGAAGCAGAAGTTCAACTCCTGCTTCACGACTTCCTTCGATCGGATGGATGCGGAGAAGGTTCTTGGCCAACACATTGCCAAGGCGGCCCACGACATTGGCTCCGAAGTGGGCGAAGATTTTGCTCAATGGCCCCTCGAATTCTTCAAGACCAACATTCCCAAATCGACCGAGCACAATGGCCGGTTTGTCAATTTTGCCAAGGAGATCAATGATCACGCCTTGTTGCAGCTTGAATATTTCAATGAACTCCTGACCGTGGGGTCCCCCGCCGACCGGCAGGCCTTCAAGGTTGGATTTGTCTGCCATTACAACACCACGATGGTGGATGTGTTCAACAAGCTCAAGGAAATGGGCGTTTCCAAGAAGCCGACCAAACCGGAAGACAGCCTGACGAGCAAGGTCAATTGCAGCACCCCGTCGATGGAAAGCGTCGAGCTGGTGTACAATCGCAAGGATGAATTGGGCGACATGGAGATCCCCGGTCTCATCTACGCCAACCATCCGTTGTTTGCCAAGGATGCCGACGACCTGGGCTTCCGCGTGTTCACCGGCGAGGAACTGTACATGCGGTTCTATCGCCGCGCCCTCCACGAGGCGGGCCTCACCCTGGGCAAAAAGCTTTATCACGGCCTGATGAGCCGCAACGACGGGCTGGATTATCTGCGCAACCTGGCGCTGGCCATCGAAGCCCCCGACGACATGAAGAAATTTTTCAATCCCGGGTTCCTTGAAGGGTTCGACCACCAGGGCAACGTGTATCTTGCCGACATGATGTGCGCCATCGACAAGAGCTCCTGCCCCGTGGTACCGATGCAAAAGCAGCGTCCCGTGACTTCCGAACCCAAGGGTGGCAAAAGCGCCAAGGTGACGCCTCCCGAAGCCCCCAAGGCGGCTGCCGCTCCGGCTCAATCGGCCATCGAGACCCCGGTAAAGGAAGAGGTCCAGGCATCCCAGAGTGGTAACGGTCCCTGTTTCGTTCACGTCGGCGTCTATGCCAACGAGGCCAATACCCTGATCGCCAAGGAGCAGTTGGAAAAGGCGGATGTCCTCAACGTTTTGATGCGCGAAGTTTCCCTCAACGAAGGAAAGGTCGCGACCCAGGTTCGTGTCGGACCCTT
- a CDS encoding rhodanese-like domain-containing protein: protein MLFHLHKSQMTIEEFLAHPTAPLLIDVRGSLESDPTIPGSKRVYLLDIEERTEAFENKCAPLLAGRSLLLYCSKGEGSHYLLKKFSGKFRVQSLKGGMIGYLTTISRLLHEHPYQDPANKGDNMVKILAALTNCRTSPVTFAKIIDNLLRHSPDPRLRALVR from the coding sequence ATGCTGTTTCATTTGCATAAAAGCCAGATGACCATCGAGGAGTTCCTGGCCCATCCCACGGCGCCATTGTTGATTGACGTTCGGGGGAGCCTGGAGTCCGATCCCACCATCCCCGGCTCGAAGCGGGTCTATCTTCTCGACATCGAGGAAAGAACCGAAGCCTTCGAAAATAAATGCGCTCCGCTTCTGGCGGGCCGGTCGCTGCTGCTGTATTGCAGCAAGGGCGAGGGAAGCCATTATCTGTTGAAAAAATTTTCCGGGAAATTTCGTGTTCAGAGTCTCAAGGGGGGGATGATTGGCTATCTGACGACGATTTCGCGGTTGCTTCATGAACATCCCTACCAGGACCCGGCAAACAAGGGCGACAACATGGTCAAGATCCTGGCGGCGTTGACCAATTGCCGCACCAGTCCGGTCACCTTCGCGAAAATCATCGACAATCTGCTGCGTCATTCACCCGATCCCAGGCTCAGGGCGCTGGTCCGTTGA
- the ftsA gene encoding cell division protein FtsA — MHDTNDSDLIAGLDCGSHAIKCVVARVSEDQHHRMIVGIGVTPSLGIDNNSMIVDLDLTSQSIRKAVSLAENMAGGKIGAIRIGLSSKDIESFSALGIIPIAGGEVMESDLEQLMDSTRNSRQVGRHLLHQLPKKFFLDKKEIKNPLGLSGHRLEGHFHVVTCQQSTFNHVLDAVLHAGLDVEDLRSSYVSASMALATADGSGHSITCFIDLGHAATGVVLRKGTHVIHSARLPMGGRHITSDISQVFDLAPSLAERVKTSFGRPDAGHHASIGLEPGAPNIQAVLKILNDPRLSRVIGARIEEIFFELKKMIHPQLTDGPMDCILLTGGGARMHLFQESAADIFATPVGRGSFSHPSPVVDLATRPELAAAVGLLDARQNFNDWRLREGGQTEERKKTGFLRKAYFFLRESV, encoded by the coding sequence ATGCATGACACCAACGATTCCGACCTCATTGCCGGATTGGATTGTGGATCCCACGCCATCAAATGTGTCGTTGCCAGGGTATCCGAAGACCAGCATCATCGCATGATCGTGGGAATCGGAGTCACCCCATCCCTGGGCATCGACAACAACAGCATGATCGTCGATCTGGACCTGACGAGCCAAAGCATCCGCAAGGCGGTTTCCCTGGCGGAAAACATGGCTGGAGGAAAAATCGGCGCCATCCGGATCGGCCTGTCCTCGAAAGATATCGAATCCTTCTCCGCCCTGGGGATCATCCCCATCGCCGGAGGAGAAGTCATGGAATCGGATCTGGAACAACTTATGGACTCGACGCGAAACAGTCGTCAGGTGGGACGGCATCTTCTCCATCAATTACCGAAAAAATTTTTCCTCGACAAAAAAGAGATCAAAAATCCTCTGGGCTTGTCGGGACATCGACTCGAAGGACATTTTCATGTCGTCACCTGTCAGCAATCGACCTTCAATCATGTGCTGGACGCTGTCCTCCATGCCGGTTTGGACGTCGAGGATCTGCGCTCCTCCTACGTCAGCGCCAGCATGGCGCTCGCGACTGCCGATGGCTCGGGACATTCAATCACCTGTTTCATCGATCTCGGACATGCCGCGACCGGAGTCGTTCTGCGCAAGGGGACCCATGTCATCCATTCCGCCCGCCTGCCGATGGGAGGACGTCATATCACCAGCGACATTTCCCAGGTTTTCGATCTGGCTCCCTCACTGGCGGAACGGGTCAAGACCTCCTTTGGTCGCCCGGATGCCGGCCATCACGCCAGCATCGGCCTGGAACCTGGCGCTCCCAACATTCAAGCGGTATTGAAAATCTTGAACGATCCCAGGCTCTCCCGGGTCATCGGCGCCCGGATCGAGGAAATTTTCTTCGAATTGAAAAAAATGATCCATCCGCAACTCACGGACGGTCCGATGGATTGCATTCTTCTGACCGGCGGCGGCGCACGCATGCATCTGTTCCAGGAAAGCGCCGCCGACATTTTCGCCACTCCCGTCGGCAGGGGATCCTTTTCCCACCCGTCTCCGGTCGTCGATCTGGCAACCCGTCCCGAGCTGGCCGCCGCCGTCGGTCTGCTGGATGCCCGGCAAAATTTCAATGATTGGCGCCTGCGCGAAGGGGGGCAAACCGAAGAACGAAAGAAAACCGGATTTTTGCGCAAAGCCTACTTTTTTCTCAGGGAAAGCGTTTGA